Genomic window (Egicoccus halophilus):
TGGGCGGTTGGGCGAGCGCCAACAAGTTCTCGCTCTACGGCGGGTTGCGCGCCGCGGCGCAGCTGATCGCCTACGAGCTGCCGCTGATCCTGGCGGCGATCGCGGTCGCCGTGCAGGCCGGCAGCCTGTCGCTGGTGGGCATCGTCGAGTCGCAGGCGAACTTCCTGCTGCCGGGCACGAACATCAACGTGTGGTTCGTCTTCCCGCAGCTGCTCGGCTTCGGCATCTTCTTCCTCGCGGCCCTGGCCGAGCTGTCGCGGCCGCCGTTCGACATGCCGATCGCCGACTCCGAGCTCGTGTTCGGCTACATGACCGAGTACACGGGCATCAAGTTCGCGATGTACCTGCTCACCGAGTACGCCGGCATGGTGTCGATGTCGGCGTTGATGGTGGTGCTCTACCTCGGGGGCTGGCAGCTGCTGCCGGGGGTGCCGCTGCCCGGCTGCGAGGGCGCCGGCGGCCTGTTCGACTGCGGCGTGCTCGGCACGCTGCTCGGGCTGGGTGTCACGCTCGGCAAGATCGTGCTGCTGACCTTCGTGATGGTGTGGGCCCGGGTGGCCTACCCGCGGTTGCGCGAGGACCAGCTGCAGCGCATGTCCTGGCTGGTGCTCGTGCCCCTGTCGCTGCTCAACCTCGCGATCGTCGCGGTCGCCAAGGTGGTGTTCTGATGGCAACGACCTCCGTACCGGGTGTCGGGCTGCTCAAGGGGCTCGGCGTCACGCTCAAGCACCTGTTCAAGACCCCCGCGACGCAGCTGTACCCGGACGTGCGGCCCGACCTGCCGCCACGCGCCCGGGGCGTCATCGCCCTGATGGAGGAGAACTGCACCGTCTGCATGCTCTGCAGCCGGGAGTGCCCCGACTGGTGCATCTACATCGACTCGCACAAGGAGACGGTGCCCCCCGCCAAGGAGGGGGGCCGGGCGCGCACCCGCAACGTGCTCGACCGGTTCGCCATCGACTTCGCGCTGTGCATGTACTGCGGCATCTGCGTCGAGGTGTGTCCCTTCGACGCGCTGTTCTGGTCCCCGGAGTTCGAGTACGCCGAGTACCAGATGCCGGGGCTGCTGCACGAGAAGACCAAGCTGCGGGAGTGGATGGACACCGTCCCGCCGCCGCCGGCGCTCGACGCCGGTGCCGAGGTCCCGGCCGAGGTCGCCGACGCGATCGCCAAGGCCGAGCGCGAGCTCGAGCAGGCCCAGCAGGCGGCCCAGCAGGCGGCACAGCAGGCCGAGCAGGCGGCGTCGGCCGCGGCGAGCCCGTCCGCGGGCGTCGCCAAGGCCGATGAACCGAAGGTCGAGGCCGGCGAGATCGACCAGGAGACCTACGACCAGCTGATCGCCGAGGGCAAGTCCGAGCGCATCGCGCGGTCCAAGGCCAAGGCGGCCTACGTCAAGAAGCAGAAGGCCAAGCTCCGCGAGCAGCAGGCGGCCGCCGGGGACGATGGCGGCGCGGCCGGGTCCCAGCCGGCGCCCAAGCCGGCGGAGGTGCACGTCGAGGCCGGCCAGATCGACCAGGAGACCTACGACCAGCTCATCGCCGAGGGCAAGCCGGAGCGGATGGCGCGGGCCAAGGCCAAGGCCGCCTGGGTGAAGAAGGAGAAGGCCCGGCTGCGCGCGGAGCAGGAAGACCGCGCCCAGCAGGCGGCGGCCGGCGGCGACGCCGCTCAGGTGGACACACCGGCCGCCGAGCCCGCTGATCGCACCGGTGAACCCGTCGGCGGCGCAGGTCCGGCGACCGACGCTGCCGCTCCCACCGACGCGCAGGGCGAAGCGGCTGCCACCACGCCTCGCAAGAAGCTCGGTGACGTCCACGTCGAGGGTGCCGGGGAGATCGACCAGGAGACCTACGACCGCCTGATCGCCGAGGGCAAGTCCGACCGCATCGCGCGGGCGAAGGCGAAGGCCGCATGGGTGAAGAAGCGCAAGCAGGAGCAGCTCGACGCGGGAGACGAGGCATGAACGGCGGCCCGGAGGGAACACCGTGACGGGATACGACGTCGTCTTCGCCCTCGTGGGGCTGGTGACCGCGGGCGCGGCGATCCTGACGGTCACCTCGAAGAACCTGGTCCACGCGGCCCTGCACCTGGCGGTCACCCTGGCCGGCATCGCCGGGGTGTTCCTGGTCCTGCACGCCGACTTCCTGGCGCTGGTCCAGCTCATCGTCTACGTCGGGGCCGTGACGGTCCTGTTCCTGTTCGGTCTGATGCTCACGCGGGCGCCGATCGGTCGGGAGGCGCTCGACAGCCAGAACCGCGGGCTGGGTCTGGCGGTGGCGGGGGGTCTGTTCGTGACGCTGGCGGCCCTGATCGTGCAGGCCTACGCCGGCCACCCCAGCGTGCTGCCCCAGCGGATCCCCACCGAGGCGATCGGCATGGTGATCTTCTCGCAGTGGGTGCTGCCGTTCGAGGTGCTCTCGATGCTGCTGCTCGCCGCGCTGATCGGGGCGATCGTGCTCGCCCGACGCGAGGCCGGTGACTCCGGCGACACCGTCGACCAGACGCGCATCGAGTTCGGCGACGCCCCGTCGACCGAGCAGGGCCGCGCCGCGACCGAGCCGGTCGAGCTCGGCGCCGGCGAGTCCGGGAGCGAGTCCCGATGAGCCCCATCGGCCCGCTGCTGCTGGCGACGCTGCTGTTCTGCGTCGGCGTCTACGGGATCATCGCCCGCCGCAACGCCGTGCTCGTGCTGATGAGCGTCGAGCTGATGCTCAACGCGGTGAACATCAACCTCGTCGCGTTCCAGAACCTGCTGTGGCCGGAAACGGCGTTCGTGAGCGGGCAGCTGTTCGCGTTGTTCATCATCGCGGTCGCGGCGGCCGAGGTCGGCGTCGGGCTGGCCATCCTGTTCAACCTGTTCCGCAACCGTGCGTCGGTCAACGTCGACGACGTCGACCTGATGCGCTGGTAGGGGGCACACTCGTGGAATCTGTCCTGGACCTGGCGTGGCTGGTCGTCCTGCTGCCGTTCGCCTCGGCCGTGCTGACGGCGTTCTTCGGCCGGCTGATGCCGCTGCGCGGCAGCGAGTTCGGCATCGCCGCCGTCGGCATCGCGCTGGTGATCTCGCTGCTGATCGCCTGGGAGACCTTCTCCACCGGTGTCGGCGAACCGCTGGAGCGTGCCTTCGCGTGGTCGCCGCTCGGCGGCGGGTTCGTGCTCGAGCTGGGCATGCTCGTCGACGGCCTGACCTCCATGATGTTCGTGCTGGTCACCACGGTGTCGCTGCTGGTCCACGTCTACTCGCGCGAGTACATGGCGCACGAGCCGCGCTTCACCTACTTCTTCGCGATGCTGAGCCTGTTCACCTTCTCCATGCTGGTGCTGGTGATCGCCAACAACACGCTGCAGGCACTGCTGGGTTGGGAACTGGTCGGTCTGTGCAGCTTCCTGCTGATCGGCTTCTACTGGGAGGAGAAGTCCAACCAGGACGCGGCGAACAAGGCCTTCCTGGTCACCAAGTTCGGTGACGTCGGCCTGATCGTGGGCGTCATCGTGCTGTCGGTGCCCATGTTCACCCTCGCCGAGGGCGGCCAGGTCTTCAACATCCGCCTGCTCAACGAGGCGGCCGTGAACGGCGAGCTCGGGTCGGGCACGGTGGTGCTCGGCATGTTGATGATCTTCCTGGCCTGCATCTCGAAGTCGGGGCAGATGCCGCTGCACGTGTGGCTGCCCGACGCCATGGCCGGTCCGACCCCGGTGTCGGCCCTGATCCACGCTGCCACGATGGTGACCGCCGGCGTGTTCCTGCTCGCCCGCCTGTACCCGGTGCTGGCGCAGTCGGCGGTCGTGATGACCGTCATCGCCGTGGTCGGCATCGTCACGCTGTTCTTCGGGGGGCTGGTCGCGCTCGTCCAGGACGACATCAAGAAGGTGCTGGCCTACTCGACGGTGTCCCAGCTCGGGTACATGGTCGCTGCGCTCGGTGTGGGCGGCTACACCGCCGGCATCTTCCACCTGTTCACCCACGGGTTCTTCAAGGCGCTGCTCTTCCTCGGTTCGGGGTCGTTGATCCACGCGGTGCACAGCAACAACATGTCCGACATGGGCGGCATGCGGAAGTACATGCCGCACACGTTCTGGACCTTCATCGTCGGCTCGCTCGCGTTGGCCGGGTTCCCGATGACCGCCGGGTTCTTCTCCAAGGACGAGATCCTGGTGTCCGGACAGATCTGGGCCGGCAACGGCTTCGTCACCGGCGACCTCGTGTTCTGGGTCGGGCTCGCGGCGGCGTTCGTGACCACCTTCTACATGGCGCGTGCCTGCCTGCTGATCTTCGCCGGCGAGTTCCGTGGCGGCCACGACACCCACGGCGACCCGGACGTCCGGCACCAGGCGGCCGGGTCGGCCGGCGTCGACCCCGTGCTCGCCGGCCACGGCGTGACGGTGGACGCCGCCCACGCGCAGGACGACGACCGGGCCGCCGACGACGCCGTCACCGTGGTGGCCGGTGGCCACGCGCCTGCGGCCCAGGGCGCCGGTTCCCACGACGCCGGGCACGCCACGTCCGGGGACGCCGCGTCCGGGACCGCGACGTCCGGGACCGACCGGGACGCCTCCGACGCCGGGTCGCACGCGGTCGGTGCGGGTGTCGCCGCACACGGCGCCGGCTCGCACGCGATGGGCGGCGGGCACGGGACCGACGACCACGGCGCCCACGGCGCCCACGCCGAACCGCACGAGTCGGGCCTGCAGATGGTCCTCCCGCTGATCATCCTCGCCGTGCTCTCGCTCACGGTCGGCCTGATCGGCTCACCGCTGTGGACGGCCGAGAACAACTTCGAGACCTGGACCGCGACACCGGTCCTCGAGGAGGCCACCTATCCCTTCGTCGAGGGTGGCTACCACGACGACGAGGTCGACCACGCCGAAGCGGGCGCGGTCGGGACCCCGGGGGGGAGCACCGGTGCACTGCGCGGCGCGGGGGTCCTGGCCGCCGGGCCCGACGTGCTCGCGGCCGCCGAGGGGGCGCACCCGGAGGTCCTGCACGGGCCACCGTCGTGGCACCTCGACGTGCTCGGGCTCGCCCTGCTGGCGTTCCTGTCCGCGGTCGCGCTGGCCTGGAAGTTCTACGGGCAGGGGCAACCGGCCGAGGACCCGACGTTCAAGATGGGAGCGCTGACGAAGGTGCTGGTCGCCAAGTACGGCCTCGACACGTTCGGCTACCGCTACGTGGTCGTGCCGGTGCGTGACCAGCTCGCCGTCTGGGCCTCGCGCAGCAGCAACGAGGGTCTCGACCGCATCGTGGCCGGGGTGGGCGCCGCCACGCGGGCGGCCGCCACGTCGACCTACGAGGTCCTCGACCAGCGCGTCATCGACGGCGGCGTCAACGGCGCGGCCCTCAGCGCGGCGTGGTGGAGCGACCGCCTCAAGCGGCTGCAGTCGGGTGACGTGCAGCGCTACGCCGGCGCGATCGTCGCCGGCACGATCGTCCTGGTGCTCGCCTTCGCGGTGGCCCGGTAGTGACACCGGCCGCTCGCGGCCAGCAACGACAACGCAGATGGTGGGACCCGGGGGACCGGGAGGCGCGCTCGCTCCGGACGGAGCCGGCCAGGAGGGAACGACACGATGGACCCGCAGACCGCAGGTTGGGCACTGATCGTCGCCCTGTTCCTGCCCCTGGCCGGGGCAGGACTGCTGGCGCTGATGCCCGCCCGGTTGGACCGCGAGATCCGTTGGGCGGGGGTCGGGATCACCGCCGTCGCCTTCGCCCTCGTCGTCGCGATCACCGCGGCGTTCGACTTCGGCGCGTCCGGTGAGCTGCAGTTCCAGACCGATGTCAGCTGGATCGGCGCGATCAACGCCAACTTCCACGTCGCGCTCGACGGCATCAGCCTGCCGCTGTTCTTCCTGACCTATCTGCTGCCGCTGCTGTGTGCGATCTACACCACCCGCATCCTGCCCGCACCGGGACGCCCCAAGGCGTTCCTCGGCCTGATGCTGCTGCTGCAGACCGGGATGGCCGGCACGTTCGTCGCCTTCGACCTGATCCTGTTCTTCGTCTTCTGGGAGCTCGTGCTCGTCCCGATGTTCTTCCTGATCGGGATGTGGGGCGGTCCGCGCCGCGAGTACGCCAGCGTCAAGTTCTTCCTCTACACGCTGTTCGGCTCGATCTTCATGCTGGTCGCCTTCCTCGCGATCTATTTCCAGGGCGGGGCGACGACCTGGGACATCCAGGCGCTGTCCGCCGCGGGCGGCGTCGGCGGGGTCACCTTCCAGACGTGGGCGTTCGCCGGCATCTTCCTCGGCTTCGCCATCAAGGTGCCGATGTGGCCGTTCCACACCTGGCTCCCCGACGCGCACACCGAGGCGCCGACGGTCGGCTCGGTGCTGTTGGCCGGCGTGCTGCTGAAGATGGGCACCTACGGGTTCATCCGCATCGCCCTGCCGATCCTGCCCGAGGGTGCGATGCGTTTCGCCCCCATCATCGGGGTGCTGGCCGTCATCGGCATCATCTACGGCTCGCTGTGCTGCCTGGCCCAGACCGACGTCAAGCGACTCATCGCGTTCTCGTCGGTGGGGCACATGGGCTTCGTGATGCTGGGGATCGCCGCCATGAACGAGGCGGGCATCCAGGCCGCCCTGTTCGGCAACATCGCCCACGGGGTGGTGACCGGCATGCTGTTCTTCCTCGCCGGGTCCCTGCACGAGCGCTACCACACCCGCGAGATCGCCGAGATCGGCGGCGGCATGTTCACCAAGATCCCCCGCTACGGGGTGCTGCTGACCTACGTCGCGGTCGCGTCCCTGGGGCTGCCGGGTCTGGCCGGGTTCTGGGGAGAGTTCACCGCCATGTGGGCGGCGATCAGTCCCGGCGGCGGGCTCGCCGACACCTACGGCGGCCTCTACCTGGCGTTGGTCGTCGTCGCCGCCATCGGGACCGTGCTGACCGCCGGCTACTTCCTGTGGCTGCTGCAGCGCATGAACCTCGGTCGTCCCACCGCCCGCTGGGCCGACGAGCCGCTGCAGGACGTCATGCGGGTCGAGTGGGTGTCGTGGATGCCGCTGCTGGTGCTGATCCTGGCGCTGGGCGTCTACCCGCGCCTGGTGTTCGGGGTGCAGGACGCGGCGGTGAACAACCTGATGGGCTGGGTGCTCGGGGGCTGACAACGCCCCCGACACCGGTCGCCGGAGCGCCGGCGACGACCAACGAGACGGAAGCGAGCTCATGGCCATCGACTTCTTCGCGATCGCTCCCGAGATCGCGCTGACGGTCACGGCGCTGGTCGTGCTGGCGGCCGACCTCGCACTGCGCGGCGAGGCCAAGCAGCTGGTCAACCCGCTGGCGTCCCTCGGCACGCTCGTGGCGATCGGCTTCACGGTGGCGCTGTGGGGTCAGCAGCGCACCACCTTCGGCGGCACGTTCGTGGTCAACGAGTTCGCCCTGGTGTTCAAGCTGGTGTTCCTCGGCAGCCTGCTCGCGATCCTGGGCATCAGCTGGCGCTACTTCGCCGAGGGGCGCTACTTCCAGGGCGAGTACTACTTCCTGCTGCTGACCTCCTTCCTGGGCATGCTGCTGATGCCCTCGGCCCGCGACCTCATCCTGCTGTTCATCGCGCTCGAGACCGTGTCGGTCCCGGCGTTCGTGATGGCCGGGTTGCGCAAGCGGGACCTGTACAGCTCCGAGGCGGCGCTCAAGTTCTTCCTCATCGGGGTGTTGTCGGTCGCCCTGATGCTGTTCGGCATGTCGATGGTGTACGGCTTCACCGGCACCACGGCGTTGGCCGGCATCGCCGAGGCGATCGCCGGGGACGCCGAGCTCACCCCGCTGCTGCTCGCCTCCGTGATGCTCATCTTCGTCGGCTTCGCGTTCAAGATCTCCGCGGTCCCGTTCCACTTCTGGGCCCCCGACACCTACGCCGGTGCGCCGATGCCCGTCGCGGCGATGCTGGCCGTGGCCTCCAAGGCGGCCGGGTTCGCCGGCCTGCTCGTCATCGCCTTCGTCGCGTTCGAGCCGGTCGCCGACGTGTGGGCCCCGGTGCTCGGGGTGCTGGCGATCCTGACGATGACGATCGGCAACCTCGTCGCCCTGCAGCAGCGCGACCTGGTCCGGCTGCTCGCCTACTCCTCGGTGGCGCAGGCCGGCTACATGCTGATCCCGTTCGGGCTCGCCCGTCCCGGGGGTGCCGAGGTCAACGACGCCGCCGTGCAGGCGGTGGTCTTCTACCTGGTCGCCTATGCGGTGATGAACATCGGCGCGTTCGGCGTGGCCATCGCGGTCAACCGCCGCACCGGCCTGCGCTCGTTGGCCGACTACGCCGGTCTGGCGTCGCGCAGCCCGATGCTCGCCCTGGCGATGACGGTGTTCCTGCTCAGTCTCGGTGGCGCACCGCCGACCGTCGGGCTGTGGGCCAAGTTCGCCATCATCGAGGCCGCGCTGGTCGAGGTCAGCGTCTTCGGCATCGTGCTGATGGTGTTCCTGGCCATCAACTCGGTGATCGCGTTCTTCTACTACCTGCGCATCGTCAAGGCGATGTGGATGGACACGGCCCGCGAGGGTCTGCCCGTGCTCCAGCCCGGATTCCAGCTGTCGCTGGTGGTGCTCGTGCTCATGGCCGGCACCGTCCTGCTCGGCGTCCTGCCCGGCCTGGTCACCGACTACTCCGCCGTCACCGGTTTCCTCGCCGCCAACTGACCTCCGCTGCCGCGGCCTGCGGGTGGGCGGGCAGACGGGCGGGGGTGGCGGTGGCGAACGGTCGGCCACGGCGGTGGCGATGAGCAGCCCCTGCGCCGGAGGCACGAAGGTTTTCGGTGCGGGCAGTGTCCGTCGGCTGGTCGCCCGGATGCACCCTTCGTACCCTTTCGAACTCCGCCCCCCTTCACGAGAACGGATGAGATGTTCAAGAGCGCGAAGACGTTCGTCCTGCTGGCTGCCCTGTCCGGTCTGCTGCTGGTGATCGGCGCGATGCTCGACGGCGGCGGCGGCGGGTTCCTGACCATCATGCTGGTCGTCGCGATCGGCATGAACTTCTTCAGCTACTTCTACTCGGACAAGATGGCCATCAAGATGGCCAAGGCGCAGCCGATGGACGAGGCGCGCTATCCCGACGTGTACGCGATGGTGCGCAGCCTCTCGCAGCGGGCCGGTCAGCCGATGCCGCGGCTGTACGTCTCGCCCTCCCCGCAGCTCAACGCGTTCGCCACCGGCCGCAACCCGGACCACGCCGCCGTGTGCGTCAACGAGGGCCTCTACCGGGCGCTGACCCCCGAGGAGCTCGAGGGTGTCCTCGGTCACGAGCTGCAGCACGTCTACAACCGCGACATCCTCATCGGTTCGGTCGCGGCCATGATCGGGACCGCCATCACCTACCTGGCGCTGATGCTGCGCTGGATCCCGATCATGGGTGGCGGCAACGACCGCGAGGGTGGTGCGAACCCGCTGGCCATGATCGCCGCGTCGATCGTCGCCCCGATCGTCGCGATGGTCATCCAGGCCTCGATCACCCGGTCGCGTGAGTCGCTCGCCGACCACACCGGTGCCGAGTTGACCGGCAAGCCGCTGGCGCTGGCGAGCGCCCTCGCCAAGCTCGAGCGCGGCGCCAACGACCCGCAGCTGCTGCGGGCGGGCGGTACGAAGGCGGAGACCAATCCGGCGATGCAGCACCTCTACATCGCCGCTCCCTTCGGCGGCCGTGCCGCGGCGAAGCTGTTCTCCACGCACCCGCCGATCCCCGAGCGCATCGCCGCGCTCGAGGAGCAGGCCCGCCGCATGGGACAACTCGGTCCCGGCCAGTCGTTCCCGGCCGGCTGGCGTTGACCTCGCCGGCCGCGTCGACCCTCGCGGTCGGCCGGCGCGCGAGGCCACGAACGCCCGCCGCAGCGCTGCGGCGGGCGTTCGTCGTGGTGCTGCCGGCGTCGCGCGGTCAGCCCTCGCCCTCGACGGGAGCGGCCGGCGCCATCGCCTCGGCCTCGCGCTGGATCCAGCTCGTCAGCAGCGTCACCAGCACGAACACGATGGCGATCCCGAGCCCGGTCAGCCACGGCCCGCCGTCCTCGTAGGCCTGGCCGAGCGCGTAGCCGGCCCCCACCGCCGTCCCGAAGCCGGCGATCGAGCCGACGAGGTCCGCGAGCAGGTAGCGGCGGGTGGACACGTCGGAGGCCCCCGCGGCGGCGGCGAGCACGGTCGGTGGCACGGTGGCGATACGCCCGAGGATCGCGATCGCCGGTCCACGCTTGGCCAGGATGCGGTCGGCGAGCAGCAGCTTGTCGGCGGGGACCGCCCGGTGCAGCCAGGCCGGTCCGTCCCCGGTCCGCAGGGCGTCGCGGTAGAGCCGGCCGAGGGCGAAGAACGCCCACACGCCCACGACGAGGAACGGGAACACCGCCAGCCACAGCTCGAGCACGGTCACGTCCCCGAACCGCGCCCGGGCCCCGCCGAGCAGCAGCAGTTCCTTGCCCGGTCGCAGCGCCAGCAGCAGCAGGAAGCGTTCGCCCAGCATCACCGGGATCAGCGGCAGCATCGCGATCGGGATCACGAAACGCAGGACCGCCACGGCCAGCAGTGCGCGACGCAGTGGCACCCGGTCCTGCGGGACCGGGGCGGCCTCCGGCGGCACCGCGCTCACGAGGCACCCCGCCGTGCAGCCGGGGTGCGGCCGGGGGACGCCGCGCCGGTCCGGGGCGGTCGCGGTTGGCAGGTCTCGCAGGCGTACGCCCAGCGGCCGGCGATGTCCCACCGCCGGATCTCGGTCTCACAGCGGGGACAGCGGTCGGACTTGTACACGTGCGTCGCCTGTTCGCGGGTCAGTCTCGAGCGTGGCACCCCGACCTCGGCCGGGTCGACGGTGATGATCCGGTTCTCCTCGACCCCGGAACGCAGCCACGTCACCAGGGTCCGCCACATCGACTGCCACAGGTCCCGGTCGATGGCGTTGGCCGGGGTCTCGGGATGCACACCGTGGACGTGGAGGATCTCGGCCCGGTAGACGTTGCCGATGCCGGCCAGCACCGACTGGTCCATCAGGGCCTGGCCGATGCCGCTGCGTCGCCGCTGCAGCGCGGCGAAGGCCGCCTCGGGGTCGGCGTCGTCATGCAACGGGTCCGGGCCGAGACGGTCGGTCACGCGGTGCACCTCGTCGGCATCGAGCAGTTCGCACTGCGTCGCGCCGACCAGGTCCAGCGCCAACTCGTCACTCACCACCCGGTAGCGCACGGTCGGTCGCGGCTCGGGTGGTGGGACGTCGTGTCGGGAGAACGTGCCGTACAGGCCGAGGTGGATGTGCACCACCCGTTCGCCGTCGTAGCGGTGGAACAGGTGCTTGCCGTGGGCCTCGGCACCGAGGAACCGGCTGCCGTCGAGGAGGTGGGCCCCCCGGGCGAAACGTCCCTGGGGGGAGGAAACGGCGACCCGGTGGCCGCCGAGCCAGGCGCCGTGGTCACGCGCGAGGCGGTGGATGGTGTGACCCTCGGGCACGGGTTTCCTCGACGTGTGCGGGGCGGTCGACGGCGCTGCTGGCCTTCGGCGCTGCTCGCCTTCGGCGGCAGGGTACGTCGCCGACGCCGGAACCGAACGGCGAGCACGGAGGTCGGCCGTGCGCCTCAGCCCCGGGTCAACCCCTCGCGCAACGACCGGGCGGCGCCCTCCATGGTCGTCGCGTCACCGGGGGAGGGTGTCCAGGGCAGCACCAGCCCGTCGTCCTGGTACCGCGGGATCACGTGGACGTGCAGGTGGAACACCGTCTGGAACGCGGCCGCCCCGCTCGACTGCACGAGGTTGACCCCCGCGGCGCCGAGCCGGGCCACCGCCGCGCGGGCGAGCGCCTGCGCCGTCGTCGCGACCTCCCGCAGATCGTCGACCGCGACGTCGTGCAGGTCACGCGCGTGGGCTTTCGGCACGACCAGGGCATGCCCCCGGGTCGCCGGGGCGACGTCGAGGAAGGCCAGCGTCCGTGGTGTCTCGTGGACCACGCGGGCCGGAGCCTGCCCGGCCACGATGGCGCAGAAGATGCAGTCGGCCGCGTCCGTCGGGCCGTCCGTCACCCCGTCCGCCGTCGTGTTCGCCGTCACGTCCGCCGTCACGTCCGCCGTCACGT
Coding sequences:
- a CDS encoding M48 family metalloprotease, with the translated sequence MFKSAKTFVLLAALSGLLLVIGAMLDGGGGGFLTIMLVVAIGMNFFSYFYSDKMAIKMAKAQPMDEARYPDVYAMVRSLSQRAGQPMPRLYVSPSPQLNAFATGRNPDHAAVCVNEGLYRALTPEELEGVLGHELQHVYNRDILIGSVAAMIGTAITYLALMLRWIPIMGGGNDREGGANPLAMIAASIVAPIVAMVIQASITRSRESLADHTGAELTGKPLALASALAKLERGANDPQLLRAGGTKAETNPAMQHLYIAAPFGGRAAAKLFSTHPPIPERIAALEEQARRMGQLGPGQSFPAGWR
- a CDS encoding NADH-quinone oxidoreductase subunit L, with the protein product MESVLDLAWLVVLLPFASAVLTAFFGRLMPLRGSEFGIAAVGIALVISLLIAWETFSTGVGEPLERAFAWSPLGGGFVLELGMLVDGLTSMMFVLVTTVSLLVHVYSREYMAHEPRFTYFFAMLSLFTFSMLVLVIANNTLQALLGWELVGLCSFLLIGFYWEEKSNQDAANKAFLVTKFGDVGLIVGVIVLSVPMFTLAEGGQVFNIRLLNEAAVNGELGSGTVVLGMLMIFLACISKSGQMPLHVWLPDAMAGPTPVSALIHAATMVTAGVFLLARLYPVLAQSAVVMTVIAVVGIVTLFFGGLVALVQDDIKKVLAYSTVSQLGYMVAALGVGGYTAGIFHLFTHGFFKALLFLGSGSLIHAVHSNNMSDMGGMRKYMPHTFWTFIVGSLALAGFPMTAGFFSKDEILVSGQIWAGNGFVTGDLVFWVGLAAAFVTTFYMARACLLIFAGEFRGGHDTHGDPDVRHQAAGSAGVDPVLAGHGVTVDAAHAQDDDRAADDAVTVVAGGHAPAAQGAGSHDAGHATSGDAASGTATSGTDRDASDAGSHAVGAGVAAHGAGSHAMGGGHGTDDHGAHGAHAEPHESGLQMVLPLIILAVLSLTVGLIGSPLWTAENNFETWTATPVLEEATYPFVEGGYHDDEVDHAEAGAVGTPGGSTGALRGAGVLAAGPDVLAAAEGAHPEVLHGPPSWHLDVLGLALLAFLSAVALAWKFYGQGQPAEDPTFKMGALTKVLVAKYGLDTFGYRYVVVPVRDQLAVWASRSSNEGLDRIVAGVGAATRAAATSTYEVLDQRVIDGGVNGAALSAAWWSDRLKRLQSGDVQRYAGAIVAGTIVLVLAFAVAR
- a CDS encoding NuoI/complex I 23 kDa subunit family protein, producing MATTSVPGVGLLKGLGVTLKHLFKTPATQLYPDVRPDLPPRARGVIALMEENCTVCMLCSRECPDWCIYIDSHKETVPPAKEGGRARTRNVLDRFAIDFALCMYCGICVEVCPFDALFWSPEFEYAEYQMPGLLHEKTKLREWMDTVPPPPALDAGAEVPAEVADAIAKAERELEQAQQAAQQAAQQAEQAASAAASPSAGVAKADEPKVEAGEIDQETYDQLIAEGKSERIARSKAKAAYVKKQKAKLREQQAAAGDDGGAAGSQPAPKPAEVHVEAGQIDQETYDQLIAEGKPERMARAKAKAAWVKKEKARLRAEQEDRAQQAAAGGDAAQVDTPAAEPADRTGEPVGGAGPATDAAAPTDAQGEAAATTPRKKLGDVHVEGAGEIDQETYDRLIAEGKSDRIARAKAKAAWVKKRKQEQLDAGDEA
- the nuoK gene encoding NADH-quinone oxidoreductase subunit NuoK, which codes for MSPIGPLLLATLLFCVGVYGIIARRNAVLVLMSVELMLNAVNINLVAFQNLLWPETAFVSGQLFALFIIAVAAAEVGVGLAILFNLFRNRASVNVDDVDLMRW
- the nuoH gene encoding NADH-quinone oxidoreductase subunit NuoH, which produces MIEAFTVVSRGFVAQTPGLLDTDTFLLSVALKVALVLGLFFVVPLAVGYMEHKAMARLQHRRGPMFAGPAGSLQLVADGIKFLQKEDVIPRAADKHVFALAPGLALVPAILIFFVLPLAPGVWAADLELGLFYALAITSISVLGVMMGGWASANKFSLYGGLRAAAQLIAYELPLILAAIAVAVQAGSLSLVGIVESQANFLLPGTNINVWFVFPQLLGFGIFFLAALAELSRPPFDMPIADSELVFGYMTEYTGIKFAMYLLTEYAGMVSMSALMVVLYLGGWQLLPGVPLPGCEGAGGLFDCGVLGTLLGLGVTLGKIVLLTFVMVWARVAYPRLREDQLQRMSWLVLVPLSLLNLAIVAVAKVVF
- a CDS encoding NADH-quinone oxidoreductase subunit J — protein: MTGYDVVFALVGLVTAGAAILTVTSKNLVHAALHLAVTLAGIAGVFLVLHADFLALVQLIVYVGAVTVLFLFGLMLTRAPIGREALDSQNRGLGLAVAGGLFVTLAALIVQAYAGHPSVLPQRIPTEAIGMVIFSQWVLPFEVLSMLLLAALIGAIVLARREAGDSGDTVDQTRIEFGDAPSTEQGRAATEPVELGAGESGSESR
- a CDS encoding complex I subunit 4 family protein, whose amino-acid sequence is MDPQTAGWALIVALFLPLAGAGLLALMPARLDREIRWAGVGITAVAFALVVAITAAFDFGASGELQFQTDVSWIGAINANFHVALDGISLPLFFLTYLLPLLCAIYTTRILPAPGRPKAFLGLMLLLQTGMAGTFVAFDLILFFVFWELVLVPMFFLIGMWGGPRREYASVKFFLYTLFGSIFMLVAFLAIYFQGGATTWDIQALSAAGGVGGVTFQTWAFAGIFLGFAIKVPMWPFHTWLPDAHTEAPTVGSVLLAGVLLKMGTYGFIRIALPILPEGAMRFAPIIGVLAVIGIIYGSLCCLAQTDVKRLIAFSSVGHMGFVMLGIAAMNEAGIQAALFGNIAHGVVTGMLFFLAGSLHERYHTREIAEIGGGMFTKIPRYGVLLTYVAVASLGLPGLAGFWGEFTAMWAAISPGGGLADTYGGLYLALVVVAAIGTVLTAGYFLWLLQRMNLGRPTARWADEPLQDVMRVEWVSWMPLLVLILALGVYPRLVFGVQDAAVNNLMGWVLGG
- a CDS encoding NADH-quinone oxidoreductase subunit N; amino-acid sequence: MAIDFFAIAPEIALTVTALVVLAADLALRGEAKQLVNPLASLGTLVAIGFTVALWGQQRTTFGGTFVVNEFALVFKLVFLGSLLAILGISWRYFAEGRYFQGEYYFLLLTSFLGMLLMPSARDLILLFIALETVSVPAFVMAGLRKRDLYSSEAALKFFLIGVLSVALMLFGMSMVYGFTGTTALAGIAEAIAGDAELTPLLLASVMLIFVGFAFKISAVPFHFWAPDTYAGAPMPVAAMLAVASKAAGFAGLLVIAFVAFEPVADVWAPVLGVLAILTMTIGNLVALQQRDLVRLLAYSSVAQAGYMLIPFGLARPGGAEVNDAAVQAVVFYLVAYAVMNIGAFGVAIAVNRRTGLRSLADYAGLASRSPMLALAMTVFLLSLGGAPPTVGLWAKFAIIEAALVEVSVFGIVLMVFLAINSVIAFFYYLRIVKAMWMDTAREGLPVLQPGFQLSLVVLVLMAGTVLLGVLPGLVTDYSAVTGFLAAN